A window from Megalobrama amblycephala isolate DHTTF-2021 linkage group LG21, ASM1881202v1, whole genome shotgun sequence encodes these proteins:
- the LOC125257198 gene encoding uncharacterized protein LOC125257198, with protein MMKFTKATFVFLTCMTLLSKREVFAARLLAPQLRCPCLRTYSGKPIYPKLIQNIQMIPAGAQCRNMQIIATLKQGQTCLNPKDEWVKKIIEGCRTAVQITASDLECFQKSTAEASPIMNVFLMLTVIVASIVLSGAVQPLSAGYNTRCMCLKLESRIIPHDNLRRVEILPRGPHCKTTEVIAGLSSGERICLNPRTPWVKKLILFIEKKERAAKKG; from the exons ATGATGAAGTTCACCAAAGCAACCTTCGTTTTTTTGACATGCATGACACTGCTGTCCAAAAGAGAAG TCTTTGCTGCTAGACTGTTGGCTCCACAGCTACGCTGCCCGTGTCTTCGAACATATTCCGGAAAACCAATTTACCCCAAACTAATACAGAACATACAGATGATTCCTGCTGGAGCACAATGCAGAAACATGCAGATCAT TGCCACACTGAAACAAGGACAGACCTGCCTCAATCCCAAAGATGAATGGGTGAAAAAGATCATCGAAGGAT GCCGTACAGCAGTCCAAATAACGGCATCTGATCTTGAGTGTTTTCAGAAATCAACAGCAGAAGCTTCACCCATCATGAACGTCTTCCTGATGTTAACCGTTATTGTAGCCAGCATCGTTCTGTCCGGTG CTGTGCAGCCTCTCAGCGCAGGTTACAACACCCGCTGCATGTGTCTGAAACTGGAGTCCAGGATCATTCCACATGACAACCTGCGGCGAGTGGAGATCCTGCCTAGAGGCCCTCACTGCAAGACAACTGAGGTTAT TGCTGGTTTATCAAGTGGAGAAAGGATCTGTCTAAACCCCAGGACACCATGGGTTAAAAAACTCATTCTCTTCATTGAGAAAAAAGAGCGAGCGGCCAAGAAAGGCTAG